Proteins encoded together in one Impatiens glandulifera chromosome 1, dImpGla2.1, whole genome shotgun sequence window:
- the LOC124925530 gene encoding MYB-like transcription factor EOBI, which yields MADESEYKKGLWMEEEDELLKEYVTKNGKGKWNRIARTTDLKRCGKSCRLRWLNYLNPNVKRDTFQEDEDDLIIRLHKLLGNRWSLIAGRIPGRTDNQVKNRWNTFLSKKVGTIKKYKKRVRTSFQTIHDISTKDGGVGHYVPLNDNHLDQPLFNETDHPIEPNEPNNDDRQNLDNGLLFLEEGFGLNDNNYSESPSWFFNDDEFDFIKISFMGLLDEQFPLNRSIGDNSDNIVEQGNESVALADMIQLQVNTTPTENLFTENLFTEI from the exons ATGGCGGACGAGAGCGAATACAAGAAAGGATTGTGgatggaggaagaagatgaactTCTCAAAGAATACGTTACAAAAAATGGGAAAGGGAAGTGGAATCGCATAGCAAGAACTACAG ATCTAAAAAGATGTGGAAAAAGCTGTAGATTGAGGTGGTTGAATTATCTAAATCCAAATGTAAAGCGCGACACGTTTCAAGAAGACGAAGATGACCTCATCATTCGCCTACACAAACTACTTGGGAATAG ATGGTCCTTAATAGCGGGAAGAATACCAGGTCGTACCGACAATCAAGTAAAAAATCGTTGGAACACTTTCCTAAGCAAGAAAGTTGGgacgataaaaaaatataaaaaaagagttAGGACTTCTTTTCAAACAATACATGATATCTCCACCAAGGATGGAGGAGTTGGCCATTATGTACCCTTGAATGATAATCATCTTGACCAACCATTGTTCAATGAAACCGATCATCCCATCGAGCCAAATGAGCCGAACAATGATGATAGACAAAACCTCGACAATGGTCTTTTGTTTCTAGAAGAAGGATTCGGGCTGAACGATAATAATTATTCCGAGAGCCCATCGTGGTTTTTTAATGatgatgaatttgatttcattaaaattagCTTCATGGGACTCTTGGACGAACAATTTCCTCTTAACAGGTCTATTGGAGACAATTCCGATAACATAGTTGAACAGGGAAATGAAAGTGTTGCACTTGCCGACATGATTCAACTCCAAGTAAACACTACTCCCACCGAAAATCTTTTCACCGAAAATCTTTTCactgaaatatga